In Miscanthus floridulus cultivar M001 chromosome 5, ASM1932011v1, whole genome shotgun sequence, one genomic interval encodes:
- the LOC136452535 gene encoding cytochrome P450 CYP72A616-like — protein MAIGALLQPWSLLGFLAALMALWWACRVLESTLIVPRRLGRALQSQGLRGTTYRFPFGDLKELARLSMAARAKPMPLSHDITPRVNRLYYNVIREHGKISVTWLGPTPRVIVNDPKLVREIMANKFGHFQKRKHTGIVRRLSNGLVNHEGEKWAAHRKIINPAFHLEKLKKMLPAFAACSNELITRWVGYVESDGAKEIDVWPEFQNLTGDVISRTAFGSNFSEGRRIFEIQCEQVQNLVKLMNSLYLPGFRFLPTQLNRRIKANARELQALLRGIVSKRERAMKEGRANNDDLLGLMMESNIAETKQAGNSKPIMTMDDIIGELKLFYFAGMDTTAVLLTWTMVLLSVHPEWQHRAREEVQSVLGDNQPDLDGIQQLKIVTMILYEVLRLYPPVVQLDRQTYKEVELGGVTYPPGVLLSLPIVFIHHDKDVWGEDADEFRPERFKDGISRASKDSPAFFPFGWGPRICVGQSFALVEAKMALSSILQHFSFGLSQSYTHAPFPVSTLQPEHGAHIVLKKL, from the exons ATGGCGATCGGCGCACTGTTACAGCCCTGGAGCTTGCTCGGTTTTCTTGCGGCGCTCATGGCCCTCTGGTGGGCGTGCCGTGTGCTGGAGTCGACCCTAATCGTCCCGCGGAGGCTGGGTCGGGCCCTGCAGTCCCAGGGCCTCCGTGGCACCACGTACCGCTTCCCGTTCGGCGACCTCAAGGAGTTAGCGAGATTGTCCATGGCTGCCCGGGCCAAGCCCATGCCGCTCTCGCACGACATCACGCCGCGCGTGAATCGCCTCTACTACAACGTCATCAGGGAACATG GTAAAATTTCCGTTACCTGGCTCGGTCCGACGCCGAGGGTGATCGTGAACGACCCCAAGCTGGTGCGGGAGATCATGGCCAACAAGTTTGGTCACTTCCAGAAACGCAAGCACACCGGCATCGTCAGACGGCTCTCCAACGGGCTGGTGAACCACGAGGGTGAGAAATGGGCCGCGCACCGCAAGATCATCAACCCGGCCTTTCACCTCGAGAAGCTCAAG AAAATGTTGCCTGCGTTTGCTGCGTGCTCAAACGAGTTGATAACCCGATGGGTGGGCTACGTGGAGTCTGACGGAGCGAAGGAGATAGATGTCTGGCCGGAGTTCCAAAATCTCACCGGCGACGTGATCTCGCGCACTGCCTTCGGCAGCAATTTCAGCGAGGGGAGGAGGATTTTCGAAATACAGTGCGAGCAAGTTCAGAATCTAGTGAAGCTGATGAACAGCCTGTACCTCCCTGGTTTCAG ATTCCTGCCAACACAGCTAAACAGAAGGATAAAGGCAAATGCGCGAGAGCTCCAGGCGCTTCTGAGAGGCATCGTCAGCAAGCGGGAGAGGGCCATGAAAGAAGGCCGTGCCAACAACGACGACCTGCTCGGCCTGATGATGGAATCCAACATTGCCGAGACCAAACAGGCCGGGAACTCCAAGCCAATCATGACCATGGACGACATCATCGGGGAGCTGAAGCTGTTCTACTTCGCCGGGATGGACACCACCGCTGTGCTGCTCACGTGGACGATGGTCCTCCTGAGCGTGCACCCGGAGTGGCAGCACCGAGCGAGGGAGGAAGTTCAAAGTGTCTTGGGAGACAACCAGCCGGACTTGGACGGCATACAGCAGCTGAAAATC GTGACCATGATACTGTACGAGGTTCTCAGGCTGTACCCGCCAGTGGTGCAACTGGATCGGCAGACGTACAAGGAGGTGGAGCTGGGCGGCGTCACGTACCCGCCTGGGGTGTTACTCTCGCTACCGATCGTCTTCATTCACCACGACaaggatgtgtggggagaggACGCCGACGAGTTCAGGCCGGAGAGGTTCAAGGACGGCATCTCCAGGGCGTCCAAGGACTCGCCGGCATTCTTCCCGTTCGGCTGGGGTCCAAGGATCTGCGTGGGCCAGAGCTTCGCGCTGGTCGAGGCCAAGATGGCGCTCAGCAGCATCCTGCAGCACTTCTCCTTCGGTCTCTCGCAGTCCTACACTCACGCACCGTTCCCGGTGTCCACTCTGCAGCCGGAACACGGGGCGCATATCGTGCTCAAGAAACTCTAG
- the LOC136452538 gene encoding uncharacterized protein isoform X2, which translates to MVSAAVAVDPAARHAAGAGISLTAAAPPAMPRGCLQHAAGVAGRHTTGHIQPRRGDCRKAHRKGRPPSIAPAAASQVAGIDGPSFGRCFALTRSQPSSAPDLAASLPCGRRDSTDAPSVS; encoded by the exons ATGGTGTCAGCAGCCGTCGCCGTCGATCCGGCCGCCCGCCACGCTGCAGGGGCCGGCATCAGCCTCACGGCGGCGGCGCCTCCAGCCATGCCGCGGGGCTGCCTCCAGCACGCCGCGGGGGTCGCGGGCAGGCACACGACGGGGCACATCCAGCCACGCCGCGGCGACTGCCGTAAGGCACACCGCAAGGGCCGGCCCCCATCAATCGCGCCGGCGGCGGCCAGCCAAGTCGCGGGGATTGACGGCCCCAGCTTTGGACGCTGCTTCGCCTTGACCCGCAGTCAACCGAGCTCAGCTCCAG atttgGCTGCATCTCTCCCTTGTGGTCGCCGCGATTCAACAGATGCACCATCTGTGTCTTGA
- the LOC136452538 gene encoding uncharacterized protein isoform X1 yields MVSAAVAVDPAARHAAGAGISLTAAAPPAMPRGCLQHAAGVAGRHTTGHIQPRRGDCRKAHRKGRPPSIAPAAASQVAGIDGPSFGRCFALTRSQPSSAPGADCIGGALDAGEDEAMGLLSSPLELLPQLPKKGIDSIGDAGPFPW; encoded by the exons ATGGTGTCAGCAGCCGTCGCCGTCGATCCGGCCGCCCGCCACGCTGCAGGGGCCGGCATCAGCCTCACGGCGGCGGCGCCTCCAGCCATGCCGCGGGGCTGCCTCCAGCACGCCGCGGGGGTCGCGGGCAGGCACACGACGGGGCACATCCAGCCACGCCGCGGCGACTGCCGTAAGGCACACCGCAAGGGCCGGCCCCCATCAATCGCGCCGGCGGCGGCCAGCCAAGTCGCGGGGATTGACGGCCCCAGCTTTGGACGCTGCTTCGCCTTGACCCGCAGTCAACCGAGCTCAGCTCCAG GCGCTGACTGCATTGGAGGGGCTCTGGACGCCGGAGAAGATGAAGCAATGGGGCTGCTCTCATCACCCCTGGAGTTGCTGCCACAACTTCCAAAGAAGGGCATCGATTCAATTGGAGATGCTGGACCATTTCCGTGGTAA
- the LOC136452538 gene encoding uncharacterized protein isoform X3 translates to MVSAAVAVDPAARHAAGAGISLTAAAPPAMPRGCLQHAAGVAGRHTTGHIQPRRGDCRKAHRKGRPPSIAPAAASQVAGIDGPSFGRCFALTRSQPSSAPAFLSSTAA, encoded by the exons ATGGTGTCAGCAGCCGTCGCCGTCGATCCGGCCGCCCGCCACGCTGCAGGGGCCGGCATCAGCCTCACGGCGGCGGCGCCTCCAGCCATGCCGCGGGGCTGCCTCCAGCACGCCGCGGGGGTCGCGGGCAGGCACACGACGGGGCACATCCAGCCACGCCGCGGCGACTGCCGTAAGGCACACCGCAAGGGCCGGCCCCCATCAATCGCGCCGGCGGCGGCCAGCCAAGTCGCGGGGATTGACGGCCCCAGCTTTGGACGCTGCTTCGCCTTGACCCGCAGTCAACCGAGCTCAGCTCCAG CATTCTTGTCATCAACTGCAGCTTGA